The Haloplanus natans DSM 17983 DNA segment TACGGCTCAACGAGGACGGCCTGTCGATCCGCGCGGTCGATCCGGCGAACGTCGGGATGGTCGATCTCTCGCTCGATTCGGCGGCGTTCGAGTCCTACGAGGCCGACGGCGGCGTCATCGGTGTCAACCTCGCACGGCTGGAAGACATCGCCGGCATGGGCAACGCCGGCGACCTCGTCCACCTCGAACTCGACGAAGAGACCCGGAAGCTCCACATCCGAATCGACGGCCTCTCCTATACGCTGGCGCTCATCGATCCCGACTCGATCCGGCAGGAGCCGGACATCCCCGACCTCGACCTGCCGGCCCGAATCGTCGTCGAGGGGAACCAACTCGACCGCGGTATCACGGCGGCGGATATGGTCTCCGATCACATCAACCTCCGCGTCGACGAGGACGAGGCGACGTTCCACATCGAGGCCGAGGGTGACACCGACGACGTGGATTTCGAGATGGGGGCGGACGCCCTCATCGATTTGGAGGCCGGCCCGGCGGACTCGCTGTTCTCGCTGGACTACCTCAAGGACATGAACAAGGCCATCCCCGGCGACGCCGAGGTGGCGATCGAACTCGGCGAGGAGTTCCCGGTGAAGCTCCACTACGAGTTCGCCGAGGGGATGGGCAACGTGACGTTCATGCTCGCGCCGCGCATCCAGAGCGACTGATATATTGTAACTGTTCACCGGTGGATCGACGAAACGAGCCGTCGAACCACCGATACACGGTTACAATGCTTCGTACGGCACTGTCGTCCGCCGAGACGCCGTCACCGTGTTCGGGTGATCGCTACGCCGGCCACCCCCGCTTGCACCGGCCTTCTCCGTCGGCCCACCACGGGAGCGGCCGCGGCGCCGTTCGGGCGGACGTGCCGGGGGCCTCGTCCGAATCCGGGCGGTGAGCCGCCGACAACTAATTATATATGCTTCCGTGAATTCTCCTGAGAAAAGTATCAGTATTATTTCTTTTACTCCGACGGAAATATATGTGTTCGACGAATTTGGCGAAGCTTTTATAAATTTAGCGCCCTAACAGATAGTTAAGAAGCGCCACGGCGGCCGGTCCCCGCCCGGCCGGTCGTGGCGTCCCACCCCATCATGACTGAAACACGCGTATGGACGGCGAGCGACTCGACGGTCGGTGAGCGAGAACGATCGGCGAGTGAATCGGAACGAGAACACGTCTGTCCCGAGTGTGGCGGCGCGCTCGTGACCGACGAGGAGCACGGCGAGACGGCCTGTAGCGAGTGTGGTCTCGTCGTCGAGGAGGACGGTATCGACCACGGCCCCGAGTGGCGAGCGTTCGATTCGAGCGAGCGCGACCGCAAGGCCCGCGTCGGCGCCCCCACGACGAAGATGATGCACGACAAGGGGCTGTCGACGACCATCGACTGGCAGAACAAGGACGCCTACGGCAAGACCCTCTCGGCGGAGCAGCGTCGGAAGATGCAGCGCCTACGCACCTGGAATCGCCGGTTCCAGACCAGCGATCACCAGGAGCGCAACCTGCGTCAGGCGCTCGGCGAGATCGACCGCATGGCGTCGGCGCTCGGCCTGCCCGAGACGGTTCGCGAGACGGCGAGTGTCATCTACCGCCGCGCGCTGGAGGAGGACCTCCTGCCCGGGCGATCGATCGAGGGCGTCGCCACCAGCGCCCTCTACGCCGCGGCCCGTCAGGCGGGCGTTCCCCGGACCATCGACGAGATGGCCCGCGTCAGCCGCGTCGACGAGGAGGAGTTCAAGCGGACCTACCGATACGTCGTCCGCGAACTCAACCTCGAAGTCGCGCCCGCCGACCCCGTGAGCTACGTCACGCGGTTCGCGTCGGAGCTCGACCTCTCGGACGAGGCCGAACGCCTCGCCCGCGAGATGCTCGACGCGGCCAAGGAGCGCGGCCTCCACAGCGGCAAGAACCCCGTCGGCCTCGCCGCCGCGGCCGTCTACGCCGCGCCCCTGCTCACCAACGAGCAGGTGACACAGGGCGAAGTGAGCGAGGTGGCCGACATCTCGGAAGTGACCATCCGCAACCGCTACCGCGAACTCCTCGGCGCCTACGAGGAGGCCGGCGCCGTGGCGGCGTAGACGGGAACCCCTTGCCCGGTTCACAGTAACGGAATCCTTTTACTCGGCAGAACCGTAACCGGAGACAACTATGGGTATGGGCTCGGATATGTACCGGCAGCAGATCCTCGATCACTACAAGAACCCCCGTAACCACGGGGAACTCGAGGAGCCGACGTTCTCCCACGTCGGCGAGAACCCGTCGTGTGGCGACACGATCAAGATGGACGTTCGCCTCGACGACGACGGCGAAACTATCGAGTACGTCAGCTTCTCCGGCGACGGCTGTGCGATCAGTCAGGCCAGCGCGAGCATGCTCACCGAACAGCTCCCCGGCACGACGCTCGACGAACTCGGCGAACTGGACACCGACGACGTGGTGGAGATGCTCGGCGTCGACATCAGCCCCATGCGGATCAAATGCGCCGTTCTAGCCGAGAAGGTCGTCCAGGACGGGGCGAAGATTCACGAGGGCGACCTCGACCTCGACGAGACGACGACCGAAGAGTAGCTACTCGCGGTCGAGTTCTCGGCCGATTCCCCGCGCGAGCGCCACCAGAAAGGCGAGTCCCCGCTTGACTTCCGGATCACGGAGCGCCCGCAGGAGCCCGACGATGCCTACGCCTCGATAGGTCGTCCCGGGGTCGCCCGCGTCGCCGAGCGCCCGCAGGAGCGTCCGCGCCCCGCTGATGGTCTCCGGATCGGCGGCCTCGTCGGCCAGTTCGCCGAGCGACGCGGCGGTGCCCGCGACCGACGAGACCATCTCGTCGTCCGCCGCCTCGGTGGCGAGTGCCATCACGTCGAGCAGTTCGTTCACGTCGTCGAGCCGTCGGACGAACGCCGCCACCGCTTCGGGGTCCTCGGCGATGGCGTCGGTCGGCGTCGACTCCGACGCCGCGGCGTCGTCGCTCATCTCAGATCAACCCCCGTGCGGTCAGCCAGTAGGACTCGTTGTACGCGCCTTTCGCCCAGTGGACGAGTTTCGACTCCTCGCGCAGGTCGGGCATCGAGTCGTAGTCGAAAGAGACGAACGTCGCCTCGTCCAGTCCCGCTTCGAGAAAGCAGAGCACCTTGCCGTCGTAGATCGCGGTCGGCCGATGACCCCGAACCCGGGCGGCGATCCGATCGGCGACGACGCCCGCTTGGTAGTGGGCAACGCTGCCCGCCATCGGCCGTTCGAGGTCGGTCGTGTCGCCGATGGCGTACACGTCGTCGGCACCCGCCGCTTCGAGCGTCCGCGGGTCGGTTTCGACCCAGCCGTCGTCGCCGAGGCCCGCGTCGGCGACGAGGTCGACGCCCGCGTGTGGCGGAATCGTCACGAGCAGGTCGTAATCGAGCGCCCGGCCGTCGGCGGCGTGGAGGGTCCGGTCGTCCGGGTCGACCCGCTCGACCGTGAACCCGGTGTGGCTCCGGACGCCGCGGGCGTCGAAGCGTTCGTCCGCCCAGTCCGCCACCGGCGGGAGCTTGTGTGACCGTTCGGTCGGGGTGGTGTAGCACACCTCGCTCACCTCCCGGAGACCCCGTTCGCGGAGCCAGTCCTCGACCATCAGCGTGAACTCGACCGGTGCGGCCGGGCACATGTGGGGCATGCCGGCGACCGAGAGGACGACCCGACCGCCGTCGAAGGCGGCGAGTGCGTCCCGGAGTCGTTCGGCGCCGTCCTCGCTGTAGAAGTCGTG contains these protein-coding regions:
- the sufU gene encoding Fe-S cluster assembly sulfur transfer protein SufU, which translates into the protein MGMGSDMYRQQILDHYKNPRNHGELEEPTFSHVGENPSCGDTIKMDVRLDDDGETIEYVSFSGDGCAISQASASMLTEQLPGTTLDELGELDTDDVVEMLGVDISPMRIKCAVLAEKVVQDGAKIHEGDLDLDETTTEE
- a CDS encoding transcription initiation factor IIB, which translates into the protein MTETRVWTASDSTVGERERSASESEREHVCPECGGALVTDEEHGETACSECGLVVEEDGIDHGPEWRAFDSSERDRKARVGAPTTKMMHDKGLSTTIDWQNKDAYGKTLSAEQRRKMQRLRTWNRRFQTSDHQERNLRQALGEIDRMASALGLPETVRETASVIYRRALEEDLLPGRSIEGVATSALYAAARQAGVPRTIDEMARVSRVDEEEFKRTYRYVVRELNLEVAPADPVSYVTRFASELDLSDEAERLAREMLDAAKERGLHSGKNPVGLAAAAVYAAPLLTNEQVTQGEVSEVADISEVTIRNRYRELLGAYEEAGAVAA
- a CDS encoding DNA polymerase sliding clamp, translating into MFKAIVSASTLRDALDSVSVLVDECKIRLNEDGLSIRAVDPANVGMVDLSLDSAAFESYEADGGVIGVNLARLEDIAGMGNAGDLVHLELDEETRKLHIRIDGLSYTLALIDPDSIRQEPDIPDLDLPARIVVEGNQLDRGITAADMVSDHINLRVDEDEATFHIEAEGDTDDVDFEMGADALIDLEAGPADSLFSLDYLKDMNKAIPGDAEVAIELGEEFPVKLHYEFAEGMGNVTFMLAPRIQSD
- a CDS encoding NAD(P)/FAD-dependent oxidoreductase; the protein is MTARIAVLGGGTGGTVLANKLASKLDDEIDAGDVDVTLIDDTGVHVYKPVWLYVAFGEADPAEGHRPLDDLLDRQVRLRTGRVTAIDTDAKRLTIDGGENRTPSRDMLDYDHLVVATGARLVPDRVPGLVEGAHDFYSEDGAERLRDALAAFDGGRVVLSVAGMPHMCPAAPVEFTLMVEDWLRERGLREVSEVCYTTPTERSHKLPPVADWADERFDARGVRSHTGFTVERVDPDDRTLHAADGRALDYDLLVTIPPHAGVDLVADAGLGDDGWVETDPRTLEAAGADDVYAIGDTTDLERPMAGSVAHYQAGVVADRIAARVRGHRPTAIYDGKVLCFLEAGLDEATFVSFDYDSMPDLREESKLVHWAKGAYNESYWLTARGLI
- a CDS encoding DUF1641 domain-containing protein produces the protein MSDDAAASESTPTDAIAEDPEAVAAFVRRLDDVNELLDVMALATEAADDEMVSSVAGTAASLGELADEAADPETISGARTLLRALGDAGDPGTTYRGVGIVGLLRALRDPEVKRGLAFLVALARGIGRELDRE